One genomic window of Boudabousia tangfeifanii includes the following:
- a CDS encoding queuosine precursor transporter produces the protein MKKPAYASTGSRFYPVILTVMTVVVILSNIGASKGVQIGPLITDGGFFLFPLAYICGDITTEIYGFAAARKAIIVGFVMSFLTVIVFQVIIWLPGFTDDWSVQHNAAMTETLGPVWQIVVAGLLGFLGGQMTNSFIMVRGKARNYENRLISRLMSSTGVGEIVDTVIFCSIAATVIGITSFTDFLNYTIVGAGWKIAAQYAVIPITTRVIKAIKKREPSYQLAKF, from the coding sequence GTGAAAAAACCAGCTTATGCCTCGACCGGGTCGCGCTTTTACCCGGTGATTTTGACTGTAATGACTGTTGTCGTGATTTTGTCCAATATTGGCGCTTCGAAGGGTGTCCAGATTGGTCCGCTGATCACTGATGGCGGTTTCTTCTTGTTCCCTCTTGCTTACATTTGTGGCGATATCACCACCGAAATTTATGGTTTCGCGGCGGCTCGCAAAGCCATCATCGTTGGTTTCGTCATGTCGTTTTTGACGGTAATCGTTTTCCAGGTGATCATCTGGTTGCCTGGTTTCACGGACGATTGGTCGGTGCAGCATAATGCGGCCATGACCGAGACGCTTGGCCCGGTCTGGCAGATTGTGGTCGCTGGGCTGCTCGGCTTCTTGGGCGGTCAGATGACGAACTCGTTCATCATGGTTCGCGGCAAGGCCCGCAACTACGAGAACCGTTTGATTTCGCGTCTCATGTCCTCTACCGGTGTGGGCGAGATTGTTGATACGGTGATTTTCTGTTCCATTGCCGCAACCGTCATTGGGATTACTTCTTTCACCGATTTCTTGAACTACACCATTGTGGGTGCCGGTTGGAAGATCGCCGCCCAGTATGCGGTCATCCCGATCACCACCCGCGTCATCAAGGCGATTAAGAAGCGCGAGCCTTCCTACCAGCTGGCTAAGTTTTAG
- the tgt gene encoding tRNA guanosine(34) transglycosylase Tgt, with the protein MSTAEQSANTDALETETHLESQAQAQPAAKKSGRNKTGSSKRKRKAAQAAKPAPQPLPQSDPDPLPAQETFSFEVTSTLPNGKGRTGIIHTPHGDIHTPAFIVVGTKATVKAVLPDNIKDLGAQATLANAFHLYLQPGPQILDQAGGLGQFMNWSGPTFTDSGGFQVMSLGSGFKKVLAMDMAGKQTDDVLAEGTTRRAHVDDDGVWFTSHLDGSKHRFTPEISLQIQHQLGADIMFAFDELTTLAHTRAYQESSLERTRLWAQRCLREHRRLSIEREHRPYQALFGVIQGAQYEDLRRKACQDLSAMCIDGQEFDGFGLGGAIEKENLGTIVGWCAEELPANKPRHLLGISEPDDLFAACEMGADTFDCVNPSRVARNAAIYTADGRYNVSRAACKDDFGPLEEGCECYTCQHYSRAYLHHLFKAKEMLFSTLATIHNEYWTVQLVENIRKAMLAGEFETYRDEFLGRYYANGGRVKF; encoded by the coding sequence ATGAGTACAGCAGAGCAGTCGGCGAACACCGACGCCCTCGAAACGGAAACCCACCTGGAATCTCAGGCACAAGCCCAGCCTGCAGCAAAAAAGTCGGGGCGTAACAAGACCGGTAGCAGTAAGCGTAAGCGCAAGGCCGCTCAGGCTGCGAAACCGGCCCCACAGCCGCTCCCACAAAGCGACCCAGACCCGCTGCCCGCCCAAGAAACTTTCAGCTTTGAAGTGACCAGCACTTTGCCTAACGGCAAGGGACGCACCGGCATTATCCACACTCCTCACGGCGACATTCACACCCCCGCGTTCATCGTGGTGGGCACCAAAGCCACCGTCAAAGCCGTGCTGCCAGACAACATTAAAGACCTAGGGGCGCAGGCCACCTTGGCGAACGCCTTCCACCTGTACTTACAGCCCGGCCCGCAGATTCTTGACCAGGCGGGCGGCCTCGGGCAGTTCATGAACTGGTCCGGCCCCACCTTCACCGACTCGGGCGGCTTCCAGGTAATGAGCCTCGGATCTGGCTTCAAAAAAGTGCTAGCCATGGACATGGCCGGCAAACAAACCGACGACGTCTTAGCCGAAGGCACCACTCGCCGTGCCCACGTGGACGACGACGGTGTGTGGTTCACCAGTCACCTCGACGGTTCCAAACACCGCTTCACCCCCGAGATTTCCTTGCAAATCCAGCACCAGCTTGGTGCCGACATCATGTTTGCTTTCGACGAGCTCACCACTTTGGCACACACTCGCGCTTACCAGGAATCCTCGCTAGAACGCACCCGCTTGTGGGCGCAACGTTGCTTGCGTGAACACCGTCGCCTCTCGATCGAACGCGAACACCGCCCCTACCAGGCGCTCTTCGGGGTCATTCAAGGCGCCCAGTATGAGGACCTGCGCCGCAAAGCCTGCCAAGACCTTTCGGCCATGTGCATTGACGGGCAAGAATTTGATGGTTTTGGCCTCGGTGGTGCCATCGAAAAAGAAAACTTGGGAACCATTGTCGGCTGGTGCGCGGAAGAACTGCCTGCCAACAAGCCCCGCCACCTGCTGGGCATTTCTGAACCAGACGACCTCTTTGCGGCCTGCGAGATGGGCGCCGATACCTTTGACTGTGTGAACCCGTCCCGAGTTGCCCGCAACGCCGCCATCTACACTGCCGACGGACGCTACAACGTCAGCCGAGCCGCCTGCAAGGACGACTTCGGGCCCTTGGAAGAAGGCTGCGAATGCTACACCTGCCAGCATTACTCGCGTGCCTACCTACACCACCTGTTCAAGGCTAAAGAAATGCTGTTCTCCACCCTGGCTACCATCCACAACGAGTACTGGACAGTGCAACTAGTAGAAAACATCCGCAAGGCCATGCTCGCCGGCGAATTCGAAACCTACCGTGACGAATTCCTTGGCCGCTACTACGCCAATGGTGGTCGCGTAAAGTTCTAG
- a CDS encoding S-layer homology domain-containing protein: MKRISTKLVGVASLVAMALTLVTPLIGVAPVANAADDDGVPQHLNIDGKDYQLVFNDEFNGTKLDSSKWELGKDVVDSTYNQNSFYNNITIPNNQQKSTVYLEDGQLHLHSIKNQNKSNKDFYDRVAKVISPFLKSKAAFRYGYLEIGVNFPRTNGVSSFYGLRKAEREGTDDSKGFIFTQAAQYGGEPEITSGVISDYGMRMEITSDDTVRNKDYDSNFFDKILWSKEGIKFSLVRNDEFVESTGSGSAFIPSSANTNFFHNFYTYGDEDIVIDSKWGYNVYDRFYSRARLENPMLPFDTHRNIFLTSGFTPHAIVSDESPDINKISNEDSELVIDYVRFYQTKEQIQGSSSLKVYFRESSLYEDLDPVDVKMGTKLGDLPTPKVLDGYEFRGWFYDSELTHRVSPNDVPSVDIELYALMHRLGKVNIPKPSVVDPCGVNNAYWDLKSIEAPKVYDLDSAYSPEDPRADRIDAYEIKTEGKGVLLVAAQNYVFENGQKEVRIKPPLDSGRLCLEIPKNPKAICRSFWDSKWVFPEDNRYLWTKDDTYHRAFVAANKGYQFANGRDKLTYLMKDWCVKEIPIPKSPSVKDPCGPDNARWDVPKNDSQIVWKQENGHLIATAKEGYLFSNEKEQIDFGVAKDSGKACVKTVALPEVPGVNDPCGAGNASWVLPKDSAQLAWSLVDGRLVVKAKPGFQFAGGKSTHDFGVAKDSGKACPVKVVELKTLPVVKNAGFKDVAPNMQFSGEIAWAKKTRVSTGWADGTFRPLADVQRQAVAAFLYRLSGSPKVKVPAKGPFKDVPANHQFAKALTWAKQTGIMTGWGDGTARGDSTIDRNAMAAFLHRFALKFPKAVAPGLGELDGVVSEKSKLVDTSSDLFEKDIRWMERAKITTGYPAAKGREYRPLGKLHRDAMIAFLYRLQNNQIVTR, encoded by the coding sequence ATGAAACGAATCAGTACCAAGCTGGTGGGAGTTGCATCGCTCGTCGCGATGGCATTAACACTCGTTACTCCACTAATTGGGGTCGCTCCAGTCGCAAATGCAGCTGATGATGACGGTGTACCCCAACATCTCAACATTGATGGCAAAGATTACCAACTCGTATTCAATGATGAGTTCAACGGTACCAAATTAGACAGTAGTAAATGGGAACTTGGTAAAGACGTTGTTGACTCAACCTATAATCAGAATAGTTTTTATAACAATATTACGATCCCAAACAATCAACAAAAATCTACAGTTTATTTAGAAGATGGACAATTGCATCTTCACTCAATAAAAAACCAGAATAAGTCGAATAAAGATTTTTACGACAGAGTTGCCAAAGTAATCAGCCCATTCTTAAAATCTAAAGCTGCTTTTAGATATGGGTATTTGGAGATCGGGGTCAACTTTCCCCGTACTAACGGGGTTTCCTCGTTTTATGGACTTCGAAAAGCAGAGCGTGAGGGAACTGATGACTCGAAAGGATTCATTTTTACCCAAGCTGCCCAGTATGGTGGGGAACCAGAAATAACGAGTGGCGTTATTTCGGATTATGGTATGCGAATGGAAATAACCTCCGATGATACAGTTCGCAATAAAGACTATGACTCAAATTTTTTTGACAAAATTTTATGGAGTAAGGAAGGAATAAAATTTTCACTTGTTCGTAATGACGAGTTTGTTGAGTCGACAGGTAGTGGAAGTGCCTTTATTCCCTCATCTGCCAATACAAATTTTTTCCATAATTTTTATACATATGGTGATGAAGATATAGTGATCGATAGTAAATGGGGATATAACGTTTATGATCGGTTCTATAGTCGTGCTCGATTAGAGAATCCGATGCTTCCATTCGATACTCATCGTAATATTTTTCTCACATCTGGGTTCACCCCGCATGCAATCGTGAGTGACGAATCCCCTGATATCAATAAAATTTCAAATGAAGATTCTGAACTTGTTATCGACTATGTTCGTTTTTATCAGACGAAGGAGCAGATTCAGGGGTCGTCTAGTCTGAAGGTTTATTTCCGAGAGTCGTCCTTGTATGAAGATCTTGATCCTGTCGATGTGAAAATGGGAACCAAGTTAGGAGACCTGCCTACACCGAAAGTATTAGATGGTTATGAATTCCGAGGATGGTTCTATGATAGTGAACTAACTCATCGAGTATCACCAAATGATGTTCCGTCTGTAGATATTGAACTTTACGCTTTGATGCATCGTTTGGGTAAAGTTAACATACCTAAACCTTCGGTTGTTGATCCTTGTGGAGTAAATAACGCATATTGGGATCTCAAATCTATAGAAGCCCCAAAGGTTTATGATTTAGATTCTGCTTATTCTCCAGAGGACCCAAGGGCGGATAGGATTGACGCCTATGAAATCAAAACAGAGGGTAAAGGAGTTTTGCTTGTAGCTGCTCAGAACTATGTCTTCGAAAATGGACAAAAAGAAGTGAGAATAAAGCCGCCTCTTGATTCTGGAAGACTTTGTTTGGAAATCCCGAAAAATCCAAAAGCTATCTGTAGATCTTTTTGGGATAGTAAGTGGGTATTCCCAGAGGATAACCGTTATTTATGGACTAAAGATGATACATATCATCGAGCTTTTGTTGCCGCAAATAAAGGATATCAATTTGCGAATGGGCGAGATAAATTAACCTATTTAATGAAAGATTGGTGTGTTAAAGAGATTCCGATTCCCAAGAGCCCGAGTGTGAAGGATCCGTGTGGTCCAGATAATGCACGCTGGGATGTGCCAAAAAATGACAGCCAAATTGTTTGGAAACAGGAAAATGGACATCTGATCGCAACTGCTAAAGAGGGTTACCTTTTTAGCAATGAAAAAGAACAGATCGACTTTGGTGTTGCCAAGGATTCGGGTAAGGCTTGTGTGAAGACTGTTGCTTTGCCTGAGGTTCCTGGTGTGAATGATCCTTGTGGGGCTGGTAATGCTTCTTGGGTTTTGCCTAAGGATTCGGCTCAGTTGGCTTGGTCTTTGGTTGATGGTCGTTTGGTGGTTAAGGCTAAGCCTGGTTTCCAGTTTGCTGGTGGTAAGTCTACCCACGACTTTGGTGTTGCCAAGGATTCGGGTAAGGCTTGTCCCGTCAAGGTGGTTGAATTGAAGACCTTGCCAGTGGTCAAGAATGCAGGTTTCAAGGATGTGGCTCCAAACATGCAGTTCTCTGGTGAAATCGCTTGGGCCAAGAAGACCCGCGTTTCCACTGGTTGGGCCGATGGCACCTTCCGTCCGCTGGCAGACGTGCAGCGTCAAGCTGTTGCCGCCTTCTTGTACCGTCTATCCGGCAGCCCAAAGGTTAAGGTTCCGGCCAAGGGTCCATTCAAGGACGTTCCTGCCAACCACCAGTTCGCTAAGGCTCTAACCTGGGCCAAGCAGACCGGCATTATGACTGGTTGGGGTGATGGCACCGCTCGTGGCGACAGCACCATCGACCGTAACGCCATGGCCGCCTTCCTTCACCGTTTTGCCCTCAAGTTCCCCAAGGCAGTAGCTCCAGGACTGGGTGAACTAGACGGGGTTGTCTCCGAAAAGTCGAAGCTAGTTGACACCTCCAGCGACCTATTTGAGAAAGACATCCGCTGGATGGAACGCGCCAAGATCACCACTGGTTACCCTGCAGCAAAGGGACGGGAATACCGTCCATTAGGCAAGCTACACCGCGACGCCATGATCGCGTTCCTCTATCGCTTGCAGAACAACCAGATTGTCACTCGCTGA
- a CDS encoding S-layer homology domain-containing protein encodes MRVWHKLVAVTIPAAMSLVGLNAVAGVAQAAPSDYPFVPHFADVQANTDHAWAITWMVDQGITSGWADGTFRPTAKISREAMAAFVRRFMHAQPSSDRNCFKDISWSQFAGDICWMKEQGITSGWPDGTYRPGELISREAMAAFMHRLSRDTAELKLDEVKNFKDVPTSAQFYRDIMWMRSRGLSNGWSDNTYRPHMPVGRDATAVFFFNLNKHFGHLRVDKETLRLLNSLAVKGRAPKTGYSREMFGQRWFDADRNGCDTRNDILRRDLTRVTFKPNTKNCVVLTGHLADPYTGKGIDFQRGQDTSSKVQIDHVVALSNAWQTGAQLLSEDVRQEFANDPLNLLAVDGPANQQKGDGDAATWLPANKAFRCSYVARQIAVKAKYNLWVTQPEKEAMLRVVNNCKSAPLPIAKPKPKPAPKPAPKPAPKPAPKPKPVPKPVPVPKPAPKPAPKPAPKPAPRPAPKPKPAPKPAPVYFKNCRSAWKAGKAPLYKGQPGYRPGLDGDRDGVACERRPRGL; translated from the coding sequence ATGAGAGTTTGGCACAAACTGGTGGCAGTGACGATCCCTGCCGCAATGTCTTTGGTTGGTTTGAATGCGGTTGCTGGGGTTGCCCAGGCTGCACCTTCGGATTACCCGTTCGTTCCTCACTTTGCTGACGTGCAGGCGAACACTGATCACGCTTGGGCGATTACTTGGATGGTTGACCAGGGGATTACTTCTGGTTGGGCTGACGGTACTTTCCGTCCTACCGCGAAGATTTCGCGTGAAGCTATGGCGGCTTTTGTGCGTCGTTTCATGCATGCTCAGCCGTCGTCTGATCGTAACTGCTTTAAGGATATTTCTTGGAGCCAGTTTGCTGGCGATATTTGTTGGATGAAGGAGCAGGGGATTACCTCCGGTTGGCCGGATGGAACCTACCGTCCAGGTGAGTTGATTTCTCGTGAGGCCATGGCTGCTTTCATGCATCGTTTGTCGCGCGATACTGCCGAACTAAAGTTGGATGAGGTTAAGAATTTTAAGGACGTTCCGACCTCGGCCCAGTTCTATCGCGACATCATGTGGATGCGTTCGCGCGGCTTGTCCAATGGTTGGTCGGATAATACCTACCGTCCACACATGCCGGTCGGACGTGACGCTACTGCTGTTTTCTTCTTCAACTTGAATAAGCACTTCGGTCACTTACGAGTTGATAAGGAGACTTTGCGTCTACTCAACAGCTTGGCAGTAAAGGGGCGAGCACCGAAGACTGGTTACTCGCGCGAAATGTTCGGCCAGCGCTGGTTCGATGCTGACCGCAATGGTTGCGATACTCGTAATGACATTCTTCGTCGCGACCTGACACGAGTAACTTTCAAGCCTAATACCAAGAATTGTGTGGTTCTCACTGGTCACTTGGCCGATCCGTACACGGGTAAGGGCATTGATTTCCAGCGCGGTCAGGATACTTCTTCGAAGGTTCAGATTGACCACGTGGTTGCCTTGTCGAATGCTTGGCAGACTGGTGCCCAGTTGCTTTCCGAGGACGTTCGCCAAGAGTTCGCCAACGATCCTTTGAACCTCCTTGCAGTCGATGGCCCAGCAAACCAGCAGAAGGGCGACGGTGACGCTGCTACTTGGTTGCCAGCCAATAAGGCTTTCCGTTGCTCTTATGTGGCACGACAGATCGCAGTTAAAGCCAAGTACAACTTGTGGGTGACCCAGCCTGAAAAGGAAGCCATGCTACGAGTGGTTAACAACTGTAAGTCGGCACCGCTTCCAATTGCGAAGCCCAAGCCAAAGCCTGCTCCTAAACCGGCACCAAAGCCCGCGCCCAAGCCGGCACCAAAGCCGAAGCCGGTACCCAAGCCAGTGCCAGTGCCGAAGCCTGCTCCCAAGCCGGCACCTAAGCCCGCGCCAAAGCCAGCTCCGCGGCCTGCGCCAAAGCCCAAGCCGGCCCCCAAGCCAGCCCCGGTTTACTTCAAGAACTGCCGATCCGCATGGAAAGCAGGGAAAGCCCCACTTTACAAGGGACAGCCTGGCTACCGTCCAGGTCTAGATGGTGATCGTGACGGTGTAGCTTGTGAGCGTCGCCCACGAGGCCTCTAA
- the topA gene encoding type I DNA topoisomerase, with the protein MANKLVIVESPAKARTIGTFLGKDFTVEASIGHIRDLPQPSELPATMKKGPYGKFAVDVNDGFKPYYVVDPDKKKLVTALKKALKEADELYLATDEDREGEAIAWHLLEVLKPKVPVKRMVFHEITKEAIGRALDNPRDLDTNLVDAQETRRILDRLVGYEVSPLLWRKVGAGLSAGRVQSVATRLVVDRERERMAFKSANYWDVSADLLPQSGPDAGSLFTARLTALGDHRVATSRDFNDAGELRPASQKQSVVHLGEAAAKAIADALAGAPAKVSGLETKESQRRPLPPFTTSTLQQEASRKLRMSARDTMRTAQTLYENGFITYMRTDSTDLSTQAISAARSQAAELYGADHVPANPNHYGKKAKGAQEAHEAIRPAGDNFRRPTEVKGQLTGAQFALYDLIWKRTVASQMKPATVQTATLSVQAPLGDLSAVLGAEDALGVQAQDVQATLSASGTIVTFKGFLAAYEEGRDEEERPKANGDTRLPQVSAGDALETDSAQANGHDTNPPARYTEASLVKKLEELGIGRPSTYAATISVIMDRGYVERRGQALIPSWLAFSVTRLLEDNLGGLVDYDFTASMERDLDLIASGELNGPDWLGAFYLGEGDLPVTKALPGGLQREVEDLGEIDARALNSMEVGEGVNVRVGRYGPYLEKADGSRASVPNGVAPDELTAEMIAEIFAQNADDGRELGVDPATGHMIVAKNGRYGPYVTEILPEEPEEAAPAEGEKKPAKGRKKAKPKPRTASIFKTMDLSTVTLEQALQLMSLPRVVGKDPADGEEITAQNGRFGPYLKKGSDSRSLENEEQLLTITLDEALAIYAQPKTRGRRAAVPPLREFGEDPVSGKPVKIKDGRFGPYITDGVTNITVPKSETVEGITEERAFELLAEKRAKGPAKKRTTRKTTTKKTTAKKSTAKKTATKKTATKKAE; encoded by the coding sequence TTGGCAAACAAACTTGTGATCGTCGAGTCTCCCGCCAAAGCGCGCACCATTGGCACTTTCTTGGGTAAAGATTTCACCGTAGAAGCGTCGATTGGGCACATTCGTGACTTGCCCCAGCCGTCCGAACTGCCGGCCACCATGAAGAAGGGGCCGTATGGCAAGTTCGCGGTGGATGTTAATGACGGTTTCAAACCCTACTATGTGGTTGACCCGGATAAGAAGAAGCTAGTCACCGCTTTGAAGAAGGCGTTGAAGGAAGCTGACGAACTCTATCTGGCCACTGATGAGGACCGCGAAGGGGAAGCGATTGCGTGGCACTTGCTGGAGGTATTGAAGCCGAAGGTGCCAGTTAAGCGCATGGTGTTCCACGAAATTACTAAGGAAGCGATTGGTCGCGCCTTGGATAATCCGCGGGATCTGGACACGAACCTGGTGGATGCCCAGGAAACTCGCCGCATTTTGGACCGCCTAGTTGGCTATGAAGTTTCCCCACTGTTGTGGCGCAAGGTCGGTGCCGGCTTGTCGGCAGGGCGTGTGCAGTCGGTGGCTACCCGTTTGGTGGTGGACCGGGAACGCGAACGCATGGCTTTCAAGTCGGCAAACTACTGGGATGTTTCGGCAGATTTGTTGCCACAGTCGGGCCCTGATGCGGGAAGCCTATTTACTGCTCGATTGACCGCTTTGGGCGATCATCGCGTGGCCACTAGCCGTGACTTTAACGATGCGGGCGAATTGCGTCCTGCTTCGCAAAAGCAGTCGGTGGTGCATTTGGGTGAGGCTGCCGCGAAAGCGATTGCGGATGCTTTGGCTGGCGCTCCGGCGAAGGTCTCTGGTTTGGAGACGAAGGAATCGCAGCGTCGTCCGTTACCACCGTTCACCACTTCTACTTTGCAGCAGGAGGCTTCTCGTAAGCTGCGCATGAGTGCGCGCGATACGATGCGCACTGCTCAAACTTTGTACGAAAACGGTTTCATTACCTACATGCGTACTGACTCGACGGATTTGTCGACTCAAGCAATTTCGGCGGCCCGTAGTCAGGCGGCTGAACTGTATGGCGCGGACCATGTGCCGGCTAACCCGAACCATTACGGGAAGAAGGCGAAGGGTGCGCAGGAAGCCCACGAAGCTATTCGCCCAGCGGGTGACAATTTCCGTCGCCCCACCGAGGTGAAGGGGCAGCTAACTGGCGCCCAGTTTGCTTTGTATGACTTGATTTGGAAGCGCACGGTGGCTTCGCAAATGAAACCGGCGACCGTGCAGACGGCCACGCTCAGCGTGCAAGCACCTTTGGGTGACTTGTCCGCCGTTTTGGGGGCCGAGGACGCCCTCGGTGTGCAGGCACAGGATGTCCAGGCAACTTTGAGCGCTTCGGGCACTATCGTGACCTTCAAGGGCTTCTTGGCCGCCTATGAGGAAGGCCGGGATGAGGAAGAGCGTCCTAAGGCCAATGGGGATACTCGTTTGCCGCAGGTCAGTGCCGGTGACGCGTTGGAGACTGATTCGGCGCAGGCTAATGGCCACGACACGAACCCGCCAGCTCGTTACACGGAAGCTTCTTTGGTGAAGAAGCTGGAAGAGTTGGGGATTGGCCGCCCGTCGACTTATGCTGCCACGATTTCGGTGATTATGGATCGTGGTTATGTGGAGCGTCGCGGCCAGGCGCTGATTCCGTCTTGGTTGGCGTTCTCGGTGACTCGCTTGTTGGAAGATAACCTGGGTGGTTTGGTCGATTATGACTTCACTGCTTCGATGGAACGCGACCTGGACTTGATTGCTTCGGGTGAGCTTAACGGCCCCGACTGGTTGGGTGCTTTCTACCTAGGCGAGGGCGACTTGCCGGTGACTAAGGCACTGCCGGGCGGTTTGCAACGTGAAGTTGAGGATTTGGGTGAGATTGACGCTCGTGCATTGAACTCGATGGAAGTTGGCGAGGGCGTGAATGTGCGCGTGGGCCGCTACGGACCTTACTTGGAGAAGGCTGATGGTTCGAGGGCGTCCGTCCCGAATGGGGTGGCTCCTGACGAGTTGACTGCCGAAATGATTGCCGAGATTTTTGCCCAGAATGCGGACGATGGTCGCGAGTTGGGTGTGGATCCAGCAACCGGGCACATGATTGTGGCGAAGAATGGTCGCTATGGACCGTACGTGACTGAAATTTTGCCGGAAGAACCGGAAGAGGCTGCTCCAGCCGAGGGCGAAAAGAAGCCGGCGAAGGGTCGCAAGAAGGCTAAGCCGAAGCCGCGTACTGCCTCGATCTTTAAGACGATGGACTTGTCCACGGTTACTTTGGAACAGGCCTTGCAGTTGATGTCTTTGCCGCGCGTGGTTGGCAAGGACCCTGCCGATGGGGAAGAGATTACCGCCCAGAATGGTCGCTTTGGTCCTTACTTGAAGAAGGGAAGCGACTCGCGTTCCTTGGAGAATGAGGAGCAGTTGCTGACGATCACGCTGGATGAGGCTTTGGCGATTTATGCTCAGCCGAAGACCCGAGGACGTCGCGCCGCGGTACCACCATTGCGCGAGTTCGGGGAAGACCCAGTTAGCGGTAAACCAGTGAAGATTAAGGACGGTCGTTTCGGGCCCTACATTACCGACGGGGTCACCAATATTACGGTGCCCAAGTCAGAAACGGTTGAAGGGATTACCGAGGAACGTGCCTTCGAACTCTTAGCAGAAAAGCGTGCCAAGGGTCCAGCTAAGAAGCGCACTACCCGTAAGACCACCACGAAGAAAACTACCGCCAAGAAGAGCACGGCCAAAAAGACCGCTACTAAAAAGACGGCCACGAAAAAAGCCGAGTAA
- a CDS encoding DUF7059 domain-containing protein, with translation MSYDLPSTSPHTGSLYRVSNDSRMRDFRGDLASFTTENIAALLSPAAQDALELGLIEPAKLELRSLTRGAPARLAALVRLFMLGDVVPWQQVADALPRTGVNFLLESGLAVSPSEDSVQSRFDLRPISVDLDGHKREYWITSDLGEEITGKPLLPDHVLGVGGATLSLLRLTPRKQVGLAVDLGCGCGIQAIVAARHAKNVIATDISARALDLTAFNAALNSVFIELRLGSMLEPLKGEKIDLLVSNPPFVINPAAGIEDEEKIMQYRDGGMADDDIVSGLVKGLPSVLAPGGMAVMLGNWLLSDAPWEDRPASWVDPKLDAIVLQRETFSPAQYANLWLRDGGINPRQNPGRFNVRLTEYLMYFEAKSSPGVGFGYLAFQKPAVEISPDDTWQQFEKLPDGRPPSGQDVENFFAAANYCRGQETPLALSDEKFEVQPDVTEERFYRPGEEDPAVIQLRSGRTGQTMPVGQYFAAFYGACDGELTAAQITVALSELLGADVPALAAELELPIRIALGSGYLKVPQT, from the coding sequence ATGAGCTACGATTTGCCTTCCACTTCGCCCCACACGGGTTCGCTCTACCGGGTTTCGAATGATTCTCGGATGCGCGATTTCCGTGGTGATTTGGCGAGTTTCACCACCGAAAATATTGCGGCACTGTTGAGCCCAGCCGCGCAGGACGCCCTCGAACTTGGGCTGATTGAGCCTGCCAAGCTGGAATTGCGTTCGCTGACGCGCGGTGCTCCGGCTCGTTTGGCGGCGTTGGTGCGCCTGTTTATGTTGGGCGATGTGGTGCCGTGGCAGCAGGTGGCGGATGCGCTGCCTCGCACGGGCGTCAACTTTCTGTTGGAGTCTGGCCTGGCGGTTTCGCCCTCGGAAGATAGCGTGCAGTCCCGTTTCGATTTGCGTCCGATTAGCGTGGACCTTGATGGGCATAAGCGGGAATACTGGATCACTTCCGATTTGGGTGAGGAAATTACCGGCAAACCGTTGCTTCCAGATCATGTGCTGGGGGTGGGTGGAGCCACCTTGTCGTTGCTGCGTTTAACTCCCCGCAAGCAGGTTGGCTTGGCCGTGGACTTGGGTTGCGGTTGTGGGATTCAGGCGATTGTGGCGGCTCGTCACGCCAAGAACGTGATTGCTACCGATATTTCGGCACGCGCCCTTGATTTGACGGCTTTCAATGCGGCTTTGAATTCGGTGTTCATCGAGCTGCGTTTGGGTAGCATGTTGGAGCCTTTGAAGGGCGAAAAGATTGACTTGTTGGTGTCGAATCCACCGTTCGTGATTAACCCGGCTGCGGGTATCGAGGACGAGGAAAAGATCATGCAGTACCGCGACGGCGGTATGGCTGATGACGACATTGTTTCTGGTCTGGTCAAGGGCCTGCCGAGCGTGCTCGCCCCCGGCGGGATGGCCGTCATGTTGGGCAACTGGCTATTGTCGGATGCCCCGTGGGAAGATCGCCCAGCCAGCTGGGTGGATCCGAAGTTGGATGCGATTGTGCTGCAGCGTGAGACTTTCTCGCCCGCCCAGTACGCCAACTTGTGGCTGCGTGATGGTGGCATTAATCCGCGCCAGAACCCGGGTCGTTTCAATGTACGTTTGACCGAGTACTTGATGTATTTCGAGGCCAAGTCCAGCCCGGGGGTGGGCTTTGGCTATTTGGCTTTCCAGAAGCCGGCAGTTGAGATTAGCCCGGATGACACTTGGCAACAGTTTGAGAAACTGCCGGATGGGCGTCCGCCCTCGGGCCAAGATGTAGAGAACTTCTTTGCAGCCGCTAACTATTGTCGTGGGCAGGAAACCCCGTTGGCGCTTTCGGATGAGAAGTTCGAGGTGCAGCCTGATGTTACCGAGGAGCGTTTCTATCGTCCCGGTGAAGAGGACCCAGCGGTGATTCAGTTGCGTTCGGGTCGGACCGGCCAGACGATGCCGGTTGGACAGTATTTCGCGGCCTTCTATGGGGCTTGCGATGGGGAACTGACTGCTGCCCAGATTACGGTGGCACTTTCCGAGCTTTTGGGGGCCGATGTTCCCGCCTTGGCAGCCGAATTGGAATTGCCGATTCGAATCGCTTTGGGCAGTGGCTATCTGAAAGTTCCACAGACTTAA